GAAAGGAAATGATTCACTGCAGACTCGAGTATATAAGTGGGGTTATTTGTAAGGCGTGACTAGGGCGCGAAATTCGCGCTCTAGTCATCCACAGCACAGCACccgtcttcatcttcttcagttccTCTCTCCATCCGTGATGGCCTCGTCCACGACGTCCGCCGACAGGCAGATGAGCATCGTGGCcgcctgcagctgctgcttcgcgctcgccgtgccgccgcggGGCTGCGAGAGCCGACGCCCTTGGGCATCGTAGTGGATGGCGCCGGAGAAGTTGAGCGGCTCGCAGCGCTGCCCCAGCAGTATCGACCGGTGCCACACGGCTTCACCGTCGGCGCCGCTCGTCTTGACTTCCTTCTTGCCCTTGCGGATGCTCCGTGAGCGCAGGAGCCGCCGCGTGGCGCGCGAGACGCGCCGGGCGCAGGCGGCCATGGCACCTGAAACTTTGCTCAACAGGTTAGCCATGGCACGTACGTACACGGGGGTGAACGAGATTGGACTTTGGAGGGTGCGAGTAAACGTAGTTCTTGGGGGGGTCTTATTTATTAGTGGCGTAATCGAACGCAACTCGAGTATATCTTTTCATGTAAAGGATGCACGAATTTATGGTGCTATAAATCGTCGATATTTAATGCTGGATTATCATTTTAGGTTGGCTATAAAGATATGCACTCCTATCTGGTCTATTCTTTCTATCCATGACGAAATACAATTTGGAACTACTACTATAAAATAAGAATACAGGAAATAGAATTGAATTTCCTCTCGGTCACCCTTATATACTTCCTTACATATGTAGGATAGATAAGGTGCTTATCTTGTACACTTCGCCACGCACTGATTCGTAATAAGTTGATGCTTATCTAGTCTAGTGTTTATACGCATTAATTTACCAACAAGAACCAACTAATGTAAGAGCCCAAGCATAAAAATTAAAGAGCTTTTTGCTACTAGATGTTTGGTCAATTGGTGGCGATGTAGCTAGTCAACGAAACAAATCACTCGATCCTGTTTGGTCTTCACGCTCTTTTTGAGCAAAACTTGACACGCGCCGCCTTAAACACATGGCAACGTGGTGTGTCTAGCGGTGCTTTCTCAAATTTTCTCTTTTGAGTGACATTCCCTCCCACAATTGCCATGTTGTGAAGTGGCATGCATTATTCTTGCCCTCTTTTAAAAATAAACTCTTGATCAGAAGTTTGTGGGATGGACTTACAACAGATAGGtgggggagaaggagaaaggagagaaagaaaacctCTGCAGGGAGTAAGGATCGAAGTGGCGGGGAGGGGAGTCGCTGATTGGCAAGGTGACCGGTGGCGGCAAGCTTCCGCGGGTCGACCAAACGGGTATTGGGCACCTTGTAGGGTTTAGAAACGCGCCTCACAAGGGTTAGGTAGCGCCACGACATACccagtggcggcggcagatCTAAGGAGAAGCGGAAGAAAGGAGATGATGGATGGTAAACATGGTGGGTGGGAGAAGGTGTGAATTAAGAGAAGCAAGGGGCAAAAGGAAGGGACTAGTTGCGGGCACGAGAGGATAACTATCTCTATGTTACTTGAGAAGGACGCGTCGTAGTAAAGTCTTATATATGAACCGCACTTGGAAGTTCCGAATCGACGAATCACAATGTATTCAATGCAGAAATGATTTTCTAGTTTTCCACCGTAGATGGATTCCTGAGCGTGCAACTTCACCATCACTAAATAGGAAAGCATCTGAGGAAGTTGAACAACACTTGGGACTCGCTCGAGGACACCCAAATTCACCCTCACTGCCAACATTGTGACGCTTGGAACTACAGAGCTTGGGATCGCCTCTGTGTCAGCCTGCAATGCAAAGAGAAAGATCATGACACCACATGTAGAGTACCAAAAATGTTAAATGATAATTGATGATACCTAGTCACCTAGGTTCTAGAACCAAAAATGGCATGTTGCGGCTGAGGTTGCAACCAAACACTTGCCAACTTATTTTTCCTAAGGTTTGGCAAAGCTTAGCTAAGAACCAAACATTGGACACACTTTCGAATGCTCCTTTGATCACAAGACATTTGTTGACACCTTAACAATGTCAATTTCATTTCGAATGTATACAAATGATCAAGAATTTcgggtaaaaaaaatgatcaagAATTGATAGGTCATGAATTGAGGTGAACCAAACGCACCCTAAGTACACCAGTTGCCCTCTAAAATTCATTGACTATCAAGAACGCTATCAATCACTCCTCTGATACAAGCTAATTAATTGGGATACATCTCAATGTTCCATCCCGCGACTAGGACGTTAGGTGCAGATCACATCCATGCTACCACAGGGGCGTTACTGGCATAGCAAGAAGCTCATGCGATGTCACAGAACAACGAAACATAGACACCATAATTTGTTTCCCAATTGGAAAGGAAAATAAGAACAAATACTTACTTAAACTGGGTCTCTGAACACATCAGTTTGAACACCTGAGAGAGGTCTACTCATGTAGTACACGACATGCCCATATTGCAGCCG
The Brachypodium distachyon strain Bd21 chromosome 2, Brachypodium_distachyon_v3.0, whole genome shotgun sequence genome window above contains:
- the LOC112271110 gene encoding uncharacterized protein LOC112271110 — encoded protein: MANLLSKVSGAMAACARRVSRATRRLLRSRSIRKGKKEVKTSGADGEAVWHRSILLGQRCEPLNFSGAIHYDAQGRRLSQPRGGTASAKQQLQAATMLICLSADVVDEAITDGERN